In Etheostoma cragini isolate CJK2018 chromosome 19, CSU_Ecrag_1.0, whole genome shotgun sequence, the genomic window AGTTGTTTCTCCAAATTACTTTTCATCCTAAAATGGCAGCGAAAAAAGCCCTTaacaaaatatgtcaaaaaatgtttcaacattTCTCTTAATGAGATCTGAAGACATCTGTCCCTATTCAGAGCTGGAGGCTGTTTGCCTTGTTGTGGTGACACGGGTCATTTGCACGAGACGCATCAAAGGGGGTAAGGAAGGTCATAACCGGTCATTGTGACAAATGCATTTGCTGTGCTTGCACCAATTTAACCGTGTGCGTCAGTCCCTCAGCAAGTTAAAGACAAAGtgagaaagatttttttatttttacactaaTTAGAATAAAATTTGATCAGGCAGCTAGTAAGATTCCTCCTGTACCTCTGGATCCAGCCATGAAGCCCAGGATCAGGGCCTTCTCTGGTCTGGTGACCTTGTTGGCCGTCTTGAACATCTCCTGGGCAGCGTACATCTGGTCTCTCTGAGGAGCACAAACAGCATGCAGCAGAGAATTTAGCTGACTGAGGAGAATACAGAGCGTAAATACATTAAACAGATTCATTATTACTGAAGTCTCCATCTCCCCCTTACCGTGAGTGACAGATTCTTTTTGGGCTGGGGCTGTGGTGGCATAGGGGTTGGTGTCGGGGTGGGGATCTGAGGTGTGCTGGGAGGCTGGGTGGGGGTCTCCGGCTGGCTGGCAGTAGCAGCCGCCGGGGGCCCGTTGCTGGCAGGGGTGGAGACCGGCGTGCTGGGGGACGTGGGGGTTGCAGGATTGGCCGTGTTGCTCGCGTTGTACATAGGCGTCCTCTGTTTGTACTGGCCTGGTAAGGTGGCGGTGGCGCCAGCGCCCACTGTCGCCGACTCCTCCGGTTGGCGAGCCGACTGCAGCGTGTCCCATCCCGAACCACCAGCATTCGCTTTAGAGGAGGTGGGGGAAGAAAAGACAATGTGAGATTGACATGATGCTCTGCTGATGCCTGCAGGGAagttttctctgtctctgtgaacTAATAAGTATATAAAAGCACAGAGCCCTGGATGCAAAAGAAACGCATGTTTGACCCAACACTACAATGCGTTGTGGTCTTGTCTAACCTGGCTGGGCCTCAGAGCTGGGAATGTAAGAGGAGGAGGGAACCATGCTGGGTGTGGCCGGTAGGTAGCTAGTTGACGGCAGAGGATTCTCGTTTAGTGCCCCCAGTTTCTGAAAAACCAAACATTTGTTACAATAGAGCCAGGGTAAGACAGAGAGGGGAATCTGagacaaaacaggagaaatccAGAATGTTTGAGTGAAGGGAACACGTGGAGTCGCATACCTGTGCAGAGACAAGGCCTGCAGCGTAGTCGGGTGTGGTGTTTTCCACCACTGCTTCTTCTTTGGCTGCTTTCTCTCCGGCCTCTGTTTCTAAGGCAGAAGAAAACATTAATACGGACTAATAAGTTCATGGTGCAGATAAACTTGGGCTGATGGAGTGCTGGAAATATAATTACCTAAagtctttcttctcctcttagCTTCTCTTCCAGCTCCAACCATATCCAGCTCGGAAATATCTAACagctaaaaaaagagagagataaaaaatgTAACCGCAATCTTACAAATtaagaacaagacaaaaaaaacaactgcaagGGGGTAACCGTGAGGGACATTGCATGCAACAGACATGATGCAGAAGATTAAGCAGGATTCAGTTTACTGGTAgcatttttggacatattacCTTGACCCCCCTCTCCTTACGCAGGGGCGTCCGTGCAGGAGCAATAGGTGTGCGGTTACTGGGAGGGCTGAACATACTGGGAGCAGTGGGACTGCGGAATGGGGCCTTGGGAATCCCCTTGAGAGGAGCTGTAATGCAAATATTGACACATGTATCACCAACAGAAGGCAGAGAAACCGTTTCTTGGCTATCATGTGGAATAAGTGATAAATTAATGTACAACTTTTTGACTGATAAAAATTAACATTATGATGGTACTTTTTTAAAGCATTGAAAGAGCAGATGTGTGGGTGCATTTATTTATCTTCCACTCACTAGTCGTGTCAATCTTTTTGACCAATCCTCTCCCTTTGGCGTGGAAAGGCACTCCGGCTGTCTTTTTTAGCTGTTGGGCTGTCTCTGTGGCtagaataaaacagaaaagaatatagaaataaaaaaatgcacaattCCAGCTACTTCTTTGGGACAGTTAAACTGtgaacaaacataaataaataatcaacaaattCACAATATTTGACATTGTACACAATGTCATatacaaatatgacaaaagcCACAGATACATTgatacttcaaaataaaatcgcCATTGTGTATTAGTTAACTCACATTTTTGAAGAAGTTCTGCTCTGAGGGTCGCACTCTTGGGCTTCCTCTTCAGCTGGAAATGTTTGACGGGGGGTGTGAGAGGTCCCACCAGAGTGGTTAATGCACTCTTATTCAGGTACTGGCACTCCAGAGGAAGCATGGCAGAAGCCTCACACTCGCTCACTGGAAACGAGATGAGGGAAAGAGATTAAATCAGCAGTTTACCGCAGGATAGAAACGTAAAGATCGCCTTCTGTTACTGCTTTACGCGTCACTTTGCTGCCTGACGGGCCCATGTTCCGCGACGTTCATGTTAGGTAAATCCAAACTAGCTtgcaaaattacaaatatataaCACATAACTCAGTTCAAAACCAACTACAGTATTAGAGGGTCagcataaacatttaaaatatgtatcttTTCTGTACCCTCAGTTTTCATAGCGTTCACTCAGCTTGACTTCCTGTTCAATGTAAGTGAGTTAAGTGTGTGTAGGTGTAATGACAAGTGCCAGTTATTTTGCCAAATTAGGCCATGAGCAACTTTGGTGGTTAACCAATCATCATTTGGAAATGCCTTCACAATAACAGATGTGTAAATACTGCTCACCTAATCCACAAATCCCCCATTTAGCCAAAAATGTATCTGTTAGTGAAATATTGAAGTCCAGTTGCTGCTGCTATTTAAAAGTTTAATTAAACTGCAGGTAACAAGCTGAATGACATGATAAAAGTTCTTCTACTTTCAAACAGTACCAGTTATTTAATCAAGGAGCCGTTATAATTTGATAAATTCAACCATAATATGTAGACAATTTTGCTGTAAGaaaaatattatttcttttcagaGCAATAGGCTGAGTAACAGATCCTTAATGGTGTGTTgttccatttacatttttttctatccATTGTTTTTAACGTGCCAGTGAGGGTCAGTCAGGTAGCCCGGAAAACCCGGACAAACTTCCGGAAAATTTCAGATTTGCTTTGCGAGTTAGTCTGGCCAAGAGCCCATTTCCAATCTTTCAAAAACAAGGAACCAgctttttgtttccattcaaCTTGACTGCCATCGAAGCGCAGCAACCCCTTGACTCCGCTGTTGCtgctacgtcacccggatcgttggtctgattggttgaaggaatAGTCAATTGCGCCCAGAGGCATTTGAAAGGCGTCCGTTGGgccccccccctttggaaatGAGCTGTGGATGAACGTTCCGCAGACCCACACTCACTTACAACTGAGAAGGGTCTGGTGTCCACGAGGCGTTCAGTCAGGGGCAACCACAGCTAAATGAATGTaacagacacagtcacacatcCCCTTACCTTTCTCCCTGAGCTCTCCAAGAATATCCTGCACATTTGGATTCTGCTCCTCCAAGTCCAGATTGAGAGAGCCAGTCTCTGGGAAAGACTTGAGGATGTCTGCAACCATCAACACCCAGGGCTCCGAATCCACCGTAGCCAGCTGGATTATCTCCGACAGGGCCTCCTTCATCTGCCGAGAGACAAAGACTGTTTTAATGAAACCACTTGAAGATCTgattcatttaatcatttttaacaaagcaatgtttttatttcaatttgcaGATTAATCTTTACAGTGTTTTAGTAAATAATTTTGACGGTAATCAACAACTGGTTATTAAAGCCCATAGTGTGGTCTGGAATTTGCTTATTTTGCTTTATCCTAAATGCCTTTAACCAACGTAAATAACGTTTAATGCCTTTGTTATTTCCTCTTGATCAACTGTTCATTTAGATCTTGATACTGTTGCTGAGTACTTCCTGTGTAGATCTGTTAAGAGGACAACTGACCTAGAGTTAATCACTGATTGATCACCGAGATTTTATTCTGCGACTTGTTGTGAGAGGATGAAACAGGATTTGTGAAGTATCTGTCAACTTTGTATTTCACATATGCAGcttgtttacatttacactgaTCACATGTAGCCAACAGCATAGCTCATCAACCTACAATATTGCACGGGTAACACCAtctgttaaaatgaatgtagaCATATGGCAGCAATCAAATCATCTCTCCAATCACTTAGTGCAAGAGGAATAAGTGGGATTAGTCACATTTCAGCGGATTTTCTTACCCTGACGTGTAAAAGTACATGAGAGCCGCCTGCTGACTGTACCCATCAtactgctttatttatttttgagcaACTGTCCCTAATATTCTTACTTTTATGTGCATCATGTTATGTATAAATTATTGTGTCGGCTAATGTTTACCTGTAATTTTGTATACTGATTTTTGACCAAAACAAAAGTGATGAGTGTGACTAGATGCTGGTACCGCCCTCTCCAGCTCAGTGAGCTCTCCTATGCCCAACCCACCTAATGTCTGTACGAGGGAACCGCTCTAATGTTTCCTGTTGTCTGGCAAACCACTgctgaaaaaatatatataaaaccagCAAGTTAGTCGTGTTAGCTACCTGACGTTAACGTGAATTTGTATAGGTGATCTTCTCTAGATACTGAGGCAAAAAACGTCAGGATCAGTAGCAGGAATAACAGCAGCTTTCTGTTTCTTACGTTAGCTACGTCGCCAATGATTACAGATAGCAAGCTACTGGGGTTTCACACCGCCGCCTCCAGTAATTTCATTGAGGGGAAGGCGGCAGAAGAAAGCGGTTTTGATCACGGCGGTGACCGCGCACGGATCCTGCTCCGCCGCCCACAGTTTACAGTGCTGAACTTAGACGTTTCACCGGCAGTCTGAAACACTCTCAGGGACAGCAATGATTATACGTAGAACAATTTTCCGGAGACTGATCCAACCTCTTAGCTGTATATTCAAGTTAATAGCTTACTTTACCTGTCAcgctaacagctagctaacgcACAGCGACCCACCTCGTCAACGGTCCGCCTGGGAAGATGCAGCATCCCGAGCAGGAGTTTTAGCTTCACTGGCGGCGATAAGCTCGAAAAGCACAGCCGTATGTTGTCAATTACTGATACGGTGAGCAGAGAAGCGATGCTCGGAGGCGTCCAGAGCTCGTCCGTGGATCCTAATTTGTTGTGAAGCCACAGGCCGGTGTCGCTGTCCTTCATCGACGCCATCTTGGAAAAAGAAGTGTTTTGAGTTCGGGCATTTTAATGGGCTACCTAAGAAAACAGCCAGGACCCCGCCCACACTGGGATGCGAGTATTTTTTCTCTAGGATGGCGAAGGCATCTCCCGCCTTACTCTACAattctctgcttctgattggcttacctTGGCATTCTTACCCTCCCCAATCCGACGCCTTTTGCCTACACCTAACCAACCCAACTAAAGCAGGCAAcaagtactagccaatcagagggagaTAAGGGTGGGTCATGCCTTCGCCATCCCAACAAACAAAATTGGGGGCATTTGACAACACTGAACcataaaataaaacctaaaacaaaaaagcaggtATTTCAACCCTTAGTAATGTGGCCATATCTCTGTGTTGAATGGTTTTGTTTGTCCatatattgtatgtgttgttaataaagtaaaacagGTTGTATTTCACCGTTCAAACGGAACTGTGTATGGGTATACCTTAGTATAGGCAACTTGACAGAAAGGTGTATgtaattttttctttacttaattcttttaaatgaaattattttattcatatttatttttctcactctACAGTACCAATTTAACCACAACTCCATTAGAATACAATGCTCCATGACATGGCCTAAGTAacaatgagaaagaaaataaaggaaaagaacATTATTTGTGGCTTTAATACAGTTTGAAATGATTCAGTGAAGTTTTTTTTGATGTCTCAAACCATTTCttacaaaaagtgaaaatgacCATTGCTTTTATT contains:
- the nelfa gene encoding negative elongation factor A, whose product is MASMKDSDTGLWLHNKLGSTDELWTPPSIASLLTVSVIDNIRLCFSSLSPPVKLKLLLGMLHLPRRTVDEMKEALSEIIQLATVDSEPWVLMVADILKSFPETGSLNLDLEEQNPNVQDILGELREKVSECEASAMLPLECQYLNKSALTTLVGPLTPPVKHFQLKRKPKSATLRAELLQKSTETAQQLKKTAGVPFHAKGRGLVKKIDTTTPLKGIPKAPFRSPTAPSMFSPPSNRTPIAPARTPLRKERGVKLLDISELDMVGAGREAKRRRKTLETEAGEKAAKEEAVVENTTPDYAAGLVSAQKLGALNENPLPSTSYLPATPSMVPSSSYIPSSEAQPANAGGSGWDTLQSARQPEESATVGAGATATLPGQYKQRTPMYNASNTANPATPTSPSTPVSTPASNGPPAAATASQPETPTQPPSTPQIPTPTPTPMPPQPQPKKNLSLTRDQMYAAQEMFKTANKVTRPEKALILGFMAGSRENPCPEQGEIIQIKLSEHTEVLPKADGTGSTTMLVDTVFEMNYSTGQWTRLKKYKPITNTS